In a genomic window of Rhabdothermincola sediminis:
- a CDS encoding DUF2889 domain-containing protein: MAPYTRTVQARMVDGPGGLRRSIARVDDHFHGFEVILDLRLGEVVGAVASSHRHPWTTCPGALASVAALRGDSEDVARRLIASPREHTCVHVNDLVWFAARQHERRRYDVEVTPYGASLRRDGAPWFGWRLDGWRIVSTGPFEGLFVLGPEIGERLEGMNADDELREAMRVMRRAVAVAMGYFELDWASFETAADIEWSAMAGSCHTFTEGRLRSARRLAVVPDTVLFA, encoded by the coding sequence GTGGCCCCCTACACCCGTACCGTCCAAGCCCGGATGGTGGACGGCCCCGGCGGGCTGAGGCGGTCGATCGCTCGGGTGGACGACCACTTCCACGGCTTCGAAGTGATCCTGGACCTGCGGCTCGGCGAGGTGGTCGGCGCAGTCGCGTCGTCGCACCGGCACCCCTGGACCACCTGCCCGGGCGCGCTGGCCTCGGTGGCCGCCCTGCGCGGCGATTCCGAGGACGTCGCCCGCCGGCTGATCGCCAGCCCCCGGGAGCACACGTGCGTGCACGTGAACGACCTGGTCTGGTTCGCGGCGCGGCAGCACGAGCGGCGCCGCTACGACGTCGAGGTCACCCCGTACGGGGCGTCGCTGCGGCGTGACGGTGCGCCGTGGTTCGGGTGGCGCCTGGACGGCTGGAGGATCGTGAGCACCGGCCCGTTCGAAGGCCTGTTCGTGCTCGGACCGGAGATTGGTGAGCGCCTCGAGGGCATGAACGCCGACGACGAGCTGCGAGAGGCGATGCGGGTGATGCGCCGGGCGGTCGCGGTGGCCATGGGGTACTTCGAGCTCGACTGGGCGTCCTTCGAGACCGCGGCGGACATCGAGTGGTCGGCGATGGCAGGGTCGTGCCACACCTTCACGGAAGGTCGCCTCCGCTCGGCGCGCCGCCTAGCGGTGGTGCCGGACACCGTGCTGTTCGCCTGA
- a CDS encoding FadD3 family acyl-CoA ligase, with protein sequence MTVRGDLVWGTTPRLVHEAAERMADAPAIVDGDVTLSFVDLRDQARAAAKAFIAAGVGSGDRVSIWAPNIWEWVVALLGLHAAGAVLVPLNTRYKGHEAADVLARSGAKVLVTVNGFLGNDYPALLAQAGTPATLERTVILRGEVPASALGWEEFVASGGAVDDAALDERIDSLGPLDLSDILFTSGTTGRPKGVMTAHGQNLRAFSSWAELVGLREGDRYLVVNPFFHSFGYKAGILAGLMIGATLYPQAVFDVPETMARIERDRITMLPGPPTLYQSILNHPDLGTTDLSSLRLAVTGAASIPVELIVRMRDELKLESVITAYGLTEACGVVTACRADDDPETIATTSGRAIPDVEVRCVDDDGEEVARGEPGEVVVRGYNVMQGYFDDPEATAEAIDVDGWLHTGDIGVMDDRGYLRITDRKKDMFIVGGFNAYPAEIENVMAAHEAIAQVAVVGAPDERLGEVGVAFVVPRPGASIDEEALVAWCRERMANYKVPRQVLVVDELPLNATGKVLKYELRERAASELGGRR encoded by the coding sequence ATGACCGTGCGTGGGGACCTGGTGTGGGGGACGACACCGCGACTGGTGCACGAGGCAGCCGAGCGGATGGCCGACGCCCCCGCGATCGTCGACGGCGACGTCACGCTCTCGTTCGTGGACCTGCGGGACCAGGCCCGGGCCGCGGCCAAGGCGTTCATCGCCGCGGGGGTGGGGTCCGGCGATCGGGTGTCGATCTGGGCGCCGAACATCTGGGAGTGGGTGGTCGCCCTGCTCGGCCTGCACGCCGCAGGTGCGGTGTTGGTGCCGCTCAACACCCGCTACAAGGGCCACGAGGCGGCCGACGTGCTGGCGCGCAGCGGGGCGAAGGTGCTGGTGACGGTCAACGGGTTCCTGGGCAACGACTACCCGGCCCTGCTGGCGCAGGCTGGCACGCCCGCCACGCTGGAGCGGACGGTGATCCTGCGCGGTGAGGTGCCGGCGAGTGCCCTCGGATGGGAGGAGTTCGTGGCCTCGGGCGGGGCGGTCGACGACGCGGCACTCGACGAGCGCATCGACTCGCTCGGACCGCTGGACCTGAGCGACATCCTGTTCACCTCCGGCACCACCGGCCGACCCAAGGGCGTGATGACCGCGCACGGGCAGAACCTGCGCGCGTTCTCGTCCTGGGCCGAGCTGGTGGGCTTGCGGGAGGGCGACCGCTACCTGGTGGTCAACCCGTTCTTCCACTCGTTCGGCTACAAGGCCGGCATCCTCGCGGGGCTGATGATCGGCGCCACGCTCTACCCGCAGGCGGTGTTCGACGTGCCCGAGACCATGGCCCGCATCGAGCGCGACCGCATCACCATGCTGCCGGGCCCGCCCACGCTGTACCAGAGCATCCTCAACCATCCGGACCTCGGCACCACCGATCTGTCCTCGCTGCGGCTGGCGGTGACCGGCGCGGCGTCGATACCGGTGGAGCTGATCGTCCGTATGCGCGACGAGCTGAAGCTCGAGTCGGTGATCACCGCGTACGGGCTGACCGAGGCCTGCGGGGTGGTGACCGCGTGTCGGGCCGATGACGACCCGGAGACCATCGCCACCACCTCGGGCCGGGCGATCCCCGACGTGGAGGTGCGCTGTGTCGACGACGACGGCGAGGAGGTGGCTCGAGGTGAGCCGGGGGAGGTGGTGGTGCGGGGCTACAACGTCATGCAGGGCTACTTCGACGACCCGGAGGCCACCGCCGAGGCGATCGATGTCGACGGCTGGCTGCACACCGGCGACATCGGGGTGATGGACGATCGTGGGTACCTGCGCATCACCGACCGCAAGAAGGACATGTTCATCGTGGGCGGGTTCAACGCCTATCCGGCGGAGATCGAGAACGTCATGGCCGCTCACGAGGCCATCGCGCAGGTGGCGGTGGTGGGGGCGCCTGACGAGCGTTTGGGCGAGGTCGGGGTGGCGTTCGTGGTGCCGCGACCCGGCGCGTCGATCGACGAGGAGGCGCTCGTGGCGTGGTGCCGGGAGCGCATGGCCAATTACAAGGTTCCTCGCCAGGTGTTGGTGGTCGACGAGCTGCCGCTGAACGCCACGGGGAAGGTACTCAAGTACGAGCTGCGCGAGCGGGCTGCGAGCGAGCTCGGTGGGCGCCGGTAG